A window from Streptomyces sp. NBC_00335 encodes these proteins:
- a CDS encoding ABC transporter substrate-binding protein produces MTTHRMSKRRLVAGTAVVLATMLSATACGGDDGKGKEDKPAASGGFNAAIGKVANASTKAGGELKFVGTQEADSWDPQRGYYGFMWDFSRYYTRQLVSFKAEPGSKSTELVPDLATANAEIGDGGKTYKYTLKDNVTWEDGTPVTAQDIKYGIERTWAQDVISGGPVYLQQVLDPKLEYPGPYKDPSADKLGLKAIETPDAKTIIFKLPAPNGDFEQMLAMPAASPVKQEKDTAAKYGLKPFSNGPYKIDSYEPNKSMKLSRNTNWKPESDTIRKALPDSISVTFMANADDMDKRLMNGEFDLDINATGIGQAARATALKEHKDNLDNGQTGFIRYAVMPQTVAPFDNIECRKAVIYAADKKSLQTARGGPQAGGDIAPNMLPLGIKGADGKYDPYEVLKNDGKPNVDKAKAALKACGKETGFKTTIAVRNNKPVEVATAVSLQNALKQVGIEAQIDQFDGAQTSGIIGSPKVVKEKGYGIIIMGWGADFPTGQGFSQPLVDGRFILQSGNNNFSELNDPAINGLFDQAIAETDPVKAGDIYKQMNQKVSEAAVYLPFVYDKTISWRSSRLTNVYTSDAYNGRYDYASLGVQ; encoded by the coding sequence GTGACTACCCATCGCATGTCCAAGCGCAGGCTCGTCGCCGGCACGGCCGTCGTGCTCGCGACGATGCTGTCCGCGACCGCCTGTGGCGGCGACGACGGCAAGGGGAAGGAAGACAAGCCGGCAGCGTCGGGCGGCTTCAACGCCGCCATCGGCAAGGTCGCCAACGCTTCCACCAAGGCGGGCGGCGAGCTGAAGTTCGTCGGTACGCAGGAAGCCGACTCGTGGGACCCGCAGCGCGGCTACTACGGCTTCATGTGGGACTTCTCCCGCTACTACACCCGCCAGCTCGTCAGCTTCAAGGCGGAGCCGGGCTCCAAGAGCACCGAGCTCGTCCCCGACCTGGCCACCGCGAACGCGGAGATCGGCGACGGCGGCAAGACCTACAAGTACACCCTCAAGGACAACGTGACCTGGGAGGACGGCACCCCCGTCACCGCCCAGGACATCAAGTACGGCATCGAGCGCACCTGGGCCCAGGACGTCATCTCCGGCGGCCCGGTCTACCTGCAGCAGGTCCTCGACCCGAAGCTCGAGTACCCGGGCCCGTACAAGGACCCCAGCGCGGACAAGCTCGGCCTGAAGGCGATCGAGACCCCGGACGCGAAGACCATCATCTTCAAGCTCCCCGCGCCCAACGGTGACTTCGAGCAGATGCTGGCCATGCCGGCCGCCAGCCCGGTCAAGCAGGAGAAGGACACCGCGGCCAAGTACGGCCTCAAGCCCTTCTCCAACGGCCCGTACAAGATCGACTCGTACGAGCCCAACAAGAGCATGAAGCTCTCGCGCAACACCAACTGGAAGCCCGAGTCGGACACCATCCGCAAGGCGCTCCCGGACTCCATCTCCGTCACGTTCATGGCGAACGCGGACGACATGGACAAGCGCCTGATGAACGGCGAGTTCGACCTGGACATCAACGCGACCGGCATCGGCCAGGCGGCCCGCGCCACCGCGCTGAAGGAGCACAAGGACAACCTGGACAACGGCCAGACCGGCTTCATCCGGTACGCCGTGATGCCCCAGACCGTCGCGCCGTTCGACAACATCGAGTGCCGCAAGGCCGTCATCTACGCGGCCGACAAGAAGTCCCTGCAGACCGCCCGCGGCGGCCCGCAGGCCGGTGGCGACATCGCCCCCAACATGCTGCCGCTGGGCATCAAGGGCGCTGACGGCAAGTACGACCCGTACGAGGTCCTGAAGAACGACGGCAAGCCGAACGTCGACAAGGCCAAGGCCGCTCTGAAGGCCTGTGGCAAGGAGACCGGCTTCAAGACCACCATCGCGGTCCGCAACAACAAGCCGGTCGAGGTCGCCACGGCCGTCTCCCTGCAGAACGCCCTGAAGCAGGTCGGCATCGAGGCCCAGATCGACCAGTTCGACGGCGCCCAGACCTCCGGCATCATCGGTTCGCCGAAGGTGGTCAAGGAGAAGGGCTACGGCATCATCATCATGGGCTGGGGCGCCGACTTCCCGACCGGTCAGGGCTTCTCCCAGCCGCTGGTCGACGGTCGCTTCATCCTGCAGAGCGGCAACAACAACTTCTCCGAGCTGAACGACCCGGCGATCAACGGGCTGTTCGACCAGGCCATCGCCGAGACCGACCCGGTCAAGGCCGGCGACATCTACAAGCAGATGAACCAGAAGGTCTCCGAGGCCGCGGTCTACCTGCCCTTCGTCTACGACAAGACGATCTCGTGGCGCAGCAGCCGTCTGACGAACGTCTACACGTCGGACGCGTACAACGGCCGGTACGACTACGCCTCGCTCGGCGTCCAGTAA
- a CDS encoding ABC transporter permease, translating into MTAPLHDMSAETPAPVSVADVPAKAIEGRSPGRIAWMRLKRDKVALAGGFVVLLLILVALFAPLIVSAFGHPPEELHEDLLDPLLGLPAGDYGGISGDFLLGIEPVNGRDVFSRIVYGARISLLVAFLSAFVAVSLGTFFGIVAGYFGGWVDAAISRVMDLLLAFPQLLFIIALVSVVPAKLWGFEGSGLRIAVLVLVIGFFGWPYIGRIVRGQTLSLREREYVEAARSLGAGRMYILFRELLPNLVAPITVYATLMIPTNVLTEAALSFLGVGVKPPTPSWGETLSTAVRTYEDDPLFMIFPGMAIFITVLAFNLFGDGVRDALDPKGSR; encoded by the coding sequence ATGACGGCACCACTGCACGACATGAGCGCGGAGACACCCGCACCCGTGTCCGTAGCCGACGTCCCCGCCAAGGCCATCGAAGGCCGCTCGCCCGGCCGCATCGCCTGGATGCGGCTCAAGCGCGACAAGGTCGCGCTGGCCGGCGGTTTCGTCGTGCTCCTGCTGATCCTCGTCGCACTGTTCGCGCCGCTGATCGTCAGCGCGTTCGGCCACCCCCCGGAGGAATTGCACGAAGACCTGCTGGACCCGCTGCTGGGCCTGCCGGCCGGCGACTACGGCGGCATAAGCGGCGACTTCCTGCTGGGCATCGAACCGGTCAACGGCCGCGACGTGTTCAGCCGCATCGTCTACGGCGCCCGCATCTCGCTGCTGGTCGCCTTCCTGTCCGCCTTCGTGGCGGTCTCGCTGGGCACCTTCTTCGGCATCGTCGCCGGCTACTTCGGCGGCTGGGTCGACGCGGCCATCAGCCGGGTCATGGACCTGCTGCTCGCCTTCCCGCAGCTGCTCTTCATCATCGCGCTGGTCTCGGTCGTCCCGGCCAAGCTCTGGGGCTTCGAAGGATCGGGCCTGCGGATCGCCGTACTGGTCCTGGTGATCGGCTTCTTCGGCTGGCCCTACATCGGCCGCATCGTCCGCGGACAGACCCTGTCGCTGCGCGAACGGGAGTACGTCGAAGCGGCGCGGAGCCTGGGCGCGGGCCGGATGTACATCCTCTTCCGCGAGCTGCTCCCGAACCTGGTCGCGCCGATCACCGTCTACGCGACGCTCATGATCCCCACCAACGTGCTGACCGAGGCCGCGCTCAGCTTCCTGGGTGTCGGCGTCAAGCCGCCCACGCCTTCCTGGGGCGAGACCCTCTCGACGGCCGTGCGGACCTATGAGGACGACCCGCTCTTCATGATCTTCCCCGGCATGGCGATCTTCATCACCGTGCTGGCCTTCAACCTCTTCGGCGACGGCGTCCGCGACGCCCTCGACCCGAAGGGCTCCCGTTAG
- a CDS encoding enhanced serine sensitivity protein SseB C-terminal domain-containing protein: MSASGTAAVGQVEHMLRQVTPGRYESYESLLHALAEGRLWMLLWQGQPGSPEAQYGGMEVEGIGYAPCVTSPQELAVSGWNRGYEVVTGRDIARALYPDRWGLWLNPHAQGGGVGIPWADLRRIATGLDRMPAGPLRLSEPAIELPQFYGLLTQHAHRTPAVRSLRRAWVQPALGSPYLAVGLDLYDASAHALESVREMMRQSVGAVPEGVPVCTVALADEHDPVAMWLRAQTRPFYDREGQAPAY, translated from the coding sequence GTGAGTGCGTCAGGCACGGCCGCGGTCGGGCAGGTCGAGCACATGCTGCGCCAGGTGACTCCCGGGCGCTACGAGAGCTACGAGTCCCTCCTGCACGCCCTGGCCGAGGGGCGGCTGTGGATGCTCCTCTGGCAGGGGCAGCCCGGCTCCCCGGAGGCCCAGTACGGCGGCATGGAGGTCGAGGGCATCGGGTACGCGCCCTGCGTGACCTCCCCGCAGGAGCTGGCCGTCAGCGGCTGGAACCGCGGGTACGAGGTGGTCACCGGCCGGGACATCGCCCGCGCCCTCTACCCCGACCGCTGGGGGCTGTGGCTCAATCCGCACGCCCAGGGCGGCGGCGTCGGCATTCCCTGGGCCGACCTGCGCCGGATCGCCACCGGGCTCGACCGGATGCCGGCCGGCCCGCTGCGGCTGTCCGAGCCCGCCATCGAGCTGCCGCAGTTCTACGGGCTGCTCACGCAGCACGCGCACCGCACGCCCGCCGTCCGTTCGCTGCGCCGCGCCTGGGTGCAGCCCGCGCTGGGGTCCCCGTACCTCGCCGTCGGGCTCGACCTGTACGACGCCTCCGCGCACGCGCTGGAATCCGTACGGGAGATGATGCGCCAGTCGGTCGGAGCGGTCCCCGAGGGAGTGCCCGTCTGCACGGTCGCGCTGGCGGACGAACACGATCCGGTGGCGATGTGGCTGCGGGCGCAGACCCGCCCCTTCTACGACCGCGAGGGACAGGCGCCCGCCTACTGA
- a CDS encoding enhanced serine sensitivity protein SseB → MWPGNELEQVLGAALGQADAGGRIVEVLGRSHLWIPLPGGVNSLSLPTMEIDGAAYVPVYSSEEQFRACVGPAMDFAVAPAVDFARGLPPQLGIAVNPEGSVGVPLPPPAVAELCRTGRGPLDGTATGGRVRLFEPDWQEDPVEFLTAAAEEFRATGVVASAHRCLASVEGGSPELYVGVHLVGWEPDMRNAPMEALGRALTRVPPPWPVQLILLDAAEDPVVDFITTRVRPFYLP, encoded by the coding sequence ATGTGGCCGGGTAACGAGCTGGAGCAGGTGCTCGGGGCGGCGCTCGGACAGGCGGACGCCGGGGGGCGGATCGTGGAGGTCCTCGGGCGGAGCCACCTGTGGATCCCGCTGCCCGGAGGCGTGAACAGCCTGAGCCTGCCCACCATGGAGATCGACGGCGCCGCCTACGTGCCCGTCTACAGCTCCGAGGAGCAGTTCCGCGCCTGCGTCGGACCCGCCATGGACTTCGCCGTGGCCCCCGCCGTGGACTTCGCCCGGGGCCTGCCCCCGCAGCTCGGCATCGCGGTCAACCCCGAGGGCTCGGTCGGCGTGCCCCTGCCCCCTCCGGCCGTCGCGGAGCTCTGCCGCACCGGCCGCGGCCCGCTCGACGGCACCGCCACCGGCGGCCGGGTCCGGCTCTTCGAGCCCGACTGGCAGGAGGACCCGGTCGAGTTCCTGACCGCGGCCGCCGAGGAGTTCCGGGCCACCGGAGTCGTCGCCTCCGCGCACCGCTGCCTCGCCAGCGTCGAGGGCGGCTCGCCGGAGCTCTACGTCGGAGTCCACCTGGTGGGATGGGAGCCCGACATGCGAAACGCCCCGATGGAGGCGCTGGGCCGCGCCCTGACCCGCGTACCGCCGCCCTGGCCTGTGCAGTTGATTCTGCTCGACGCCGCCGAAGACCCGGTCGTCGACTTCATCACCACGCGCGTACGCCCCTTCTACCTGCCGTAG
- a CDS encoding AAA family ATPase codes for MRRFGVLAATSTGTVEGAVTGVPTQRGLVRDPAAAGAAGEPGAVRDLRGAEGPRRLRFAQGDVVVVSGLPGGGKSTLIKRAAEGGGIDSQDARERWERRMPAALPYAVYRPAVRIAHYWGLWRVLRSGAPAVVHDCGTQSWVRALLASAARRRGRALHLVLLDTTPEEARAGQAARGRGVSAYAFARHRGAVTRLLREAEAGRPPAGCASVTLLDRPAASRLTSIGFR; via the coding sequence GTGCGGAGATTCGGAGTACTGGCGGCGACGAGCACCGGCACCGTCGAGGGCGCGGTGACCGGGGTGCCGACGCAGCGCGGCCTCGTACGCGATCCCGCGGCGGCCGGAGCGGCGGGGGAGCCCGGAGCGGTACGGGACCTGCGCGGGGCCGAGGGCCCGCGGCGGCTGCGCTTCGCCCAGGGGGACGTGGTGGTGGTCTCCGGACTGCCCGGCGGCGGCAAGAGCACCCTGATCAAGCGCGCCGCGGAGGGCGGCGGCATCGACTCCCAGGACGCCCGCGAGCGCTGGGAGCGCCGGATGCCGGCCGCCCTGCCCTACGCGGTGTACCGGCCGGCGGTCCGGATCGCGCACTACTGGGGCCTGTGGCGGGTGCTCCGCTCCGGGGCCCCGGCCGTCGTCCACGACTGCGGTACGCAGAGCTGGGTACGGGCGCTGCTGGCCTCGGCGGCCCGGCGGCGCGGCCGCGCGCTGCACCTGGTGCTGCTGGACACCACCCCCGAGGAAGCCAGGGCCGGGCAGGCGGCGCGGGGCCGGGGCGTATCGGCGTACGCCTTCGCCCGGCACCGGGGCGCGGTGACCCGGCTGCTGCGCGAGGCCGAGGCGGGCCGCCCGCCGGCCGGCTGCGCCTCGGTGACCCTGCTGGACCGCCCGGCGGCGTCCCGGCTGACGTCGATCGGCTTCCGCTAA